From one Candidatus Acididesulfobacter guangdongensis genomic stretch:
- a CDS encoding CoB--CoM heterodisulfide reductase iron-sulfur subunit A family protein: protein MARIGVFVCWCGSNIAGTVDVKRVAEEAAKIPGVVEAVDYKYMCSDPGQNTLRKMIKDKNLTGVVLAACSPHMHENTFRKAAVKEGLNPYFIEIANIREQVSWVHEDKEKATEKAIDLLKMMVEKVKKNKPIEDVRVPLTKKALVIGGGISGIQAALDIANGGVEVILVEKEPSIGGKMIQLDETFPTLDCSSCIMTPKMVEVYQHPNIKLYTYSELEEVSGYIGNFNVKIKKKARSIVEKDCTGCGDCWNICPMHKNVKSEFNVNLSERTAIYVPFPQAVPLIPVIDRSVCLHYKKGGKCQKCYDACGPKCINFDLQDEIIEEKVGAIVAATGYDLMENSLYGEYGYGQFKDVISGLQFERLLSASGPTEGVVKRPSDGKTPETIVFIQCVGSRDPEKGVPYCSKVCCMYTAKHAKLFAHKVHGSQSYVFYIDIRATSKGYEEFVRGTMENEGAIYLRGRVSKIYEDNGKLIVKGADTLSGNQVEIAADMVVLATGVIPKKGSDKMAQMLGISYDKYGFYTESHPKLRPAESSTAGIYLAGMAQGPRDIPESVVSGSAAASKILGLFSKSEYEVEGTIASVNKTTCVGCFYCRRVCAYSAISKEEIKDRNGNVLKVVANVNSGLCAGCGACVNACFSKSIDLKGYLDEQIFAEIKSLAV, encoded by the coding sequence ATGGCACGAATAGGAGTATTTGTTTGCTGGTGCGGTTCTAATATTGCGGGAACCGTAGACGTTAAAAGAGTAGCCGAAGAGGCTGCTAAAATCCCGGGAGTTGTCGAAGCGGTTGATTACAAGTATATGTGTTCCGACCCTGGGCAAAATACCTTGAGAAAAATGATTAAAGATAAAAATCTCACGGGAGTCGTTCTTGCCGCCTGCTCTCCGCACATGCATGAAAATACATTCAGGAAAGCTGCCGTAAAAGAAGGTCTTAATCCTTATTTTATTGAAATAGCAAATATCAGAGAACAGGTTTCATGGGTGCATGAAGATAAAGAAAAGGCGACGGAAAAAGCAATAGACCTCTTGAAAATGATGGTTGAAAAAGTAAAGAAGAACAAACCTATTGAAGATGTAAGGGTCCCTCTAACGAAAAAAGCGCTTGTTATAGGCGGCGGTATTTCAGGAATACAGGCTGCACTTGACATTGCCAACGGCGGCGTCGAGGTTATTCTTGTTGAAAAAGAGCCTTCTATCGGCGGGAAAATGATACAGCTCGATGAGACATTTCCTACTCTCGACTGCTCAAGCTGCATAATGACTCCTAAAATGGTAGAAGTATATCAGCATCCCAATATAAAACTTTACACATATTCCGAATTAGAAGAAGTTTCCGGCTATATAGGAAATTTTAATGTAAAAATAAAAAAGAAGGCGAGAAGCATAGTCGAAAAAGATTGCACAGGCTGCGGAGACTGCTGGAATATCTGTCCTATGCATAAAAATGTAAAAAGTGAATTTAATGTTAATCTATCCGAAAGGACTGCTATTTATGTTCCGTTTCCGCAAGCGGTTCCGTTAATTCCGGTCATAGACAGAAGTGTTTGCCTGCATTATAAAAAAGGCGGCAAATGTCAAAAATGTTACGATGCCTGCGGACCTAAATGTATAAATTTTGATTTGCAGGATGAGATAATAGAAGAAAAAGTAGGCGCTATTGTTGCCGCAACAGGTTATGATTTAATGGAAAATTCTTTATACGGCGAATACGGCTATGGTCAATTTAAAGACGTGATTTCAGGACTGCAGTTTGAAAGGCTTTTATCGGCTTCCGGACCTACCGAAGGCGTTGTTAAAAGACCGTCAGACGGCAAAACACCTGAGACGATTGTTTTTATTCAATGCGTCGGTTCAAGAGACCCTGAAAAAGGCGTTCCTTACTGTTCAAAAGTTTGCTGCATGTACACGGCTAAACACGCAAAATTATTTGCGCACAAGGTTCATGGTTCTCAAAGCTATGTTTTCTATATAGACATAAGGGCAACGAGCAAAGGTTATGAAGAATTTGTCAGAGGCACGATGGAAAATGAAGGCGCTATATATTTAAGGGGCAGGGTTTCCAAGATATACGAAGACAATGGAAAGCTGATTGTCAAAGGTGCGGATACGCTGTCCGGAAATCAGGTTGAAATTGCTGCCGATATGGTTGTTCTTGCAACCGGCGTTATACCTAAAAAAGGTTCCGATAAGATGGCGCAAATGCTCGGTATCTCATACGATAAATATGGTTTTTATACTGAATCTCATCCTAAACTTCGTCCCGCCGAGTCTTCAACTGCAGGCATATATCTTGCAGGAATGGCGCAGGGTCCGCGCGATATTCCCGAATCGGTTGTTTCCGGTTCTGCAGCAGCGTCTAAAATACTTGGACTATTTTCAAAAAGCGAGTATGAAGTTGAAGGAACGATTGCTTCTGTTAATAAGACGACGTGCGTGGGATGTTTTTACTGCAGGAGAGTCTGCGCATACAGCGCAATAAGCAAAGAAGAAATTAAGGACAGAAACGGCAATGTTTTAAAGGTTGTCGCAAATGTTAATTCAGGATTATGCGCAGGATGCGGCGCTTGCGTAAATGCATGTTTTTCTAAATCAATTGACTTAAAAGGCTATTTAGACGAGCAGATTTTTGCGGAGATAAAATCTCTTGCCGTTTGA
- a CDS encoding heterodisulfide reductase subunit B: MKLAYYPGCSLKGTSFEYEVSLLKILEALNIEIQEIPDWNCCGASAAHSLNHNLSVALPARNLAIAENNGFEEVLAPCAACSSRLKTAKYEMGLDDILKKKITDSLEMPYSNSLNISNMLEFLINVAGKEKIKSLVKKPLSGLKVASYYGCLLVRPPKVMKFDDPDRPASMDELVALTGAVPVDYSYKTECCGAINSLSKPDVVMALTGKILYDIKEHGADLVVVACPLCHSNLDVRQREIERKYAERIGLPVLFITELLGLAFGFSPEELAIGGHMVNADKVLKKIS, encoded by the coding sequence ATGAAACTTGCATATTATCCCGGATGCAGTCTTAAAGGGACATCATTTGAATATGAAGTATCTCTTTTAAAAATATTAGAAGCATTAAATATTGAAATTCAGGAAATTCCCGATTGGAATTGCTGCGGAGCTTCCGCCGCGCATAGTCTGAATCATAATTTGTCCGTAGCTCTTCCTGCAAGAAATCTTGCAATTGCCGAAAACAACGGTTTTGAAGAAGTGCTGGCGCCTTGCGCCGCCTGTTCAAGCAGATTAAAAACGGCAAAATATGAAATGGGTTTAGACGATATCCTAAAGAAGAAGATAACGGATTCATTAGAAATGCCTTACAGCAATTCCCTTAATATCTCTAATATGCTTGAGTTCTTAATTAACGTGGCAGGTAAAGAAAAAATAAAATCGCTGGTTAAAAAACCTCTGTCAGGTTTAAAAGTCGCATCGTATTACGGATGTCTTTTAGTAAGACCGCCTAAGGTCATGAAGTTTGACGACCCCGACAGACCGGCATCGATGGATGAATTAGTAGCTTTAACAGGAGCCGTTCCGGTAGACTATTCTTACAAAACAGAGTGCTGCGGAGCTATTAATTCGCTGTCAAAACCTGACGTTGTTATGGCTTTAACAGGAAAGATTTTATATGATATTAAAGAACACGGCGCCGACCTCGTAGTCGTTGCCTGTCCGTTATGTCATTCTAATCTTGATGTCAGACAGAGAGAGATAGAAAGAAAATATGCGGAAAGGATAGGGCTGCCTGTTCTGTTTATTACTGAACTTCTGGGGCTTGCTTTCGGTTTTTCCCCGGAGGAACTGGCTATTGGCGGACATATGGTAAATGCCGATAAAGTACTGAAAAAAATATCGTAG
- a CDS encoding heterodisulfide reductase subunit C codes for MKTVINEQERRNFAREVESKLHDKLAKCYQCGKCSAGCPVNFEMDFTPNQIIKMTELGMADRVLNSKTIWLCVSCNTCSTRCPKGFEVAGIMDVLREIAVNRGIESKTEKEVQTFHEVFLDNVKSNGRIFELELVGKYKLKTKHLFRDMFLAPKMIEKGKLKMHSDKVSDINQIAKIFKDFE; via the coding sequence ATGAAAACAGTTATAAATGAACAGGAAAGAAGAAATTTTGCAAGAGAAGTAGAATCTAAACTGCATGATAAGCTTGCAAAATGTTATCAATGCGGAAAATGCTCTGCTGGATGCCCTGTAAATTTTGAAATGGACTTTACTCCGAACCAGATTATTAAAATGACGGAACTGGGCATGGCAGACAGGGTTTTAAATTCTAAAACTATATGGCTGTGTGTTTCTTGCAATACATGTTCTACAAGATGCCCTAAAGGTTTTGAAGTGGCGGGCATAATGGACGTGCTGCGCGAGATTGCCGTTAACAGGGGTATAGAATCAAAAACGGAGAAAGAAGTTCAAACATTTCATGAAGTTTTTTTAGACAATGTTAAATCTAACGGCAGGATTTTTGAACTTGAATTAGTCGGAAAATATAAGCTGAAGACTAAACATCTTTTCAGAGATATGTTCCTTGCGCCAAAGATGATTGAAAAAGGAAAATTAAAAATGCACAGCGACAAAGTTTCCGATATAAATCAGATTGCTAAAATATTTAAAGATTTTGAATAA